Proteins co-encoded in one Bacteroidota bacterium genomic window:
- a CDS encoding response regulator yields MKPSPLNYTALVVDDSPHSRILLLRLLQRSGITQVELAVNGAEGLLRYKASKPDMVFLDAIMPEMDGLTALQEIKKIEPSALVVMTTSLSEKEKVIQFKEAGASYYLLKPFVSEKFDETLVKILAILAQRAMKG; encoded by the coding sequence ATGAAACCATCCCCTCTTAACTACACAGCCCTTGTGGTTGACGATTCGCCGCACAGCCGTATTCTTTTGTTGAGACTACTTCAGCGCAGCGGAATAACCCAGGTCGAACTTGCGGTAAACGGGGCCGAGGGCCTGCTGCGGTACAAGGCCTCGAAACCGGATATGGTGTTCCTCGACGCGATCATGCCGGAGATGGACGGATTGACCGCGCTTCAGGAGATCAAAAAGATCGAGCCCTCCGCCCTCGTTGTGATGACCACGTCGCTTTCGGAAAAGGAAAAAGTCATTCAATTCAAAGAAGCGGGGGCCAGCTATTATTTGCTGAAGCCGTTCGTCAGCGAAAAGTTTGACGAGACACTGGTGAAGATTCTTGCGATTCTCGCTCAGCGCGCAATGAAGGGATAA
- a CDS encoding zinc ribbon domain-containing protein — protein MECPNCKADNSEAKRFCTTCGSPLGTLCRRCGKIGKLEDKYCGECGMTLSASPNEHLFKRAPQTGATKQYMPDEIEELLQMRKQVVDEQSASERVTQNDIDSIFN, from the coding sequence ATGGAATGCCCCAACTGTAAGGCCGACAACAGCGAGGCAAAGAGATTCTGCACGACCTGCGGAAGTCCGTTGGGTACGCTTTGCCGGCGGTGCGGCAAAATAGGGAAGCTGGAGGATAAATACTGCGGCGAATGCGGCATGACCCTTTCCGCATCCCCCAACGAACATCTCTTCAAACGTGCGCCTCAAACGGGGGCGACCAAGCAATACATGCCCGACGAAATCGAAGAGCTGCTGCAGATGCGCAAGCAGGTCGTGGACGAACAATCTGCCTCCGAGCGTGTGACCCAGAACGATATCGATTCAATTTTCAATTGA
- a CDS encoding GspE/PulE family protein: MTAEDQQFLKALAARGTVSRETLNVKKGTFETVARERGVGRALTAVFGIPENTIADALSETFGFARMPIANEIETAPEQILTDEEMQQFRVLPVFLIGLELTMAFIDPPSKEIVKHLQQLTGHRVLPVFTTYADFDAAMKKYHGAIDRLQSVKSTLPLEHYDIHSGKGVHQRLDGTADPTIAQLTDELLLRAAKAGASDIHVEPMDEELMIRFRVDGVLHREISLPLSFHQGMASVLKSKSGMDMFEHTIAQDGRFTLKFADRVFDVRVNSLPLLNGEKIVMRLLGKSSMMIDLDNLGFTENNLRLFRSLLALPNGIILVTGPTGSGKTTTLYSALNELKDISINVTTVENPVEYKLPLINQVQVTPERGLTFASVLRAILRQDPNIILVGEIRDAETGLIATEAALTGHRVVSTLHTNDAIGAISRMVNLGIASFWVSASVIGVISQRLVRRICARCKEEYVPDAKELESAGLLGLPAGTTLFKGKGCSFCTGTGYKGRIAIHEVFIVTEEMRDVIYGEVTTSKLRQLAIDNKFRDMHFDGLQKAIAGITTVEEIQRVTRRLS; encoded by the coding sequence ATGACAGCAGAAGATCAACAATTTCTTAAAGCGTTAGCCGCACGCGGCACCGTAAGCCGTGAGACGCTGAATGTCAAGAAGGGGACATTTGAAACCGTTGCCCGGGAGCGGGGAGTCGGACGGGCGCTGACGGCCGTTTTCGGCATTCCTGAAAATACGATCGCCGATGCACTCAGCGAGACCTTCGGCTTTGCACGTATGCCTATCGCAAACGAGATCGAGACCGCACCGGAGCAGATTCTCACCGACGAGGAGATGCAGCAATTCCGCGTGCTTCCCGTTTTCCTGATCGGCCTTGAGCTGACGATGGCCTTCATCGATCCGCCGAGCAAGGAGATCGTCAAACACCTCCAGCAGCTGACGGGACACAGAGTCCTGCCGGTCTTTACAACGTATGCCGATTTCGACGCCGCGATGAAAAAGTACCACGGCGCCATCGACCGGCTCCAATCGGTCAAATCAACGCTTCCGCTGGAACACTACGACATTCATTCCGGCAAGGGAGTCCACCAGAGGCTCGACGGAACGGCCGATCCGACGATCGCGCAGCTGACCGATGAGCTCCTATTGCGCGCCGCCAAAGCGGGGGCGAGCGACATTCACGTCGAGCCGATGGACGAAGAATTGATGATCCGGTTTCGCGTGGACGGGGTCCTGCACCGCGAGATCTCGCTTCCTCTTTCTTTTCACCAGGGAATGGCGTCGGTGCTCAAGTCGAAGTCGGGCATGGATATGTTCGAGCATACGATCGCGCAGGACGGGCGGTTCACGCTGAAATTCGCCGACCGTGTATTCGACGTGCGCGTCAACAGCCTCCCCCTGCTCAACGGCGAAAAGATCGTCATGCGCCTCCTCGGCAAATCGTCGATGATGATCGATCTCGACAATCTCGGTTTCACAGAAAACAACCTCCGCTTGTTCCGTTCGCTGCTCGCCCTGCCGAACGGCATCATCCTCGTCACGGGGCCGACCGGCAGCGGAAAAACGACGACGCTCTACTCCGCGCTGAACGAGCTGAAAGATATCTCCATCAACGTAACGACCGTCGAGAATCCTGTCGAATACAAGCTTCCGCTCATCAACCAGGTACAGGTGACGCCGGAACGGGGATTGACCTTCGCCTCGGTGCTCCGGGCGATCCTCCGGCAGGACCCGAATATCATCCTGGTCGGCGAAATACGGGACGCAGAGACCGGTTTGATAGCGACGGAGGCCGCGCTGACAGGGCATCGCGTCGTCAGCACGCTTCATACGAACGACGCGATCGGCGCAATCTCCCGCATGGTCAATCTGGGCATCGCATCGTTCTGGGTCAGCGCATCGGTCATCGGCGTGATCTCGCAGCGCCTCGTTCGTCGCATCTGTGCGCGTTGCAAAGAAGAATACGTACCGGACGCGAAGGAACTTGAATCGGCCGGGCTCCTCGGCCTGCCGGCAGGGACAACGCTCTTCAAGGGAAAAGGATGCTCGTTCTGCACCGGCACGGGCTACAAGGGGCGCATTGCCATCCATGAGGTGTTCATCGTGACGGAAGAAATGCGCGACGTCATTTACGGGGAGGTCACAACGAGCAAACTCCGGCAGCTCGCCATCGACAATAAATTCCGGGACATGCATTTCGACGGACTGCAAAAGGCGATCGCCGGCATTACAACGGTGGAAGAAATTCAACGCGTTACCCGGCGCTTAAGTTAG
- a CDS encoding PAS domain S-box protein, with protein sequence MSDKNKSKPELLNEVETLRRKVKKLENLEKKHLQERILLRTVIDNLPDAIYAKDLECRKTIANIVDVHNIGLHSEADVLGKDDFDLFPKEIAEKFFADDQSIIRSGIPVANREEYFIDQEGKKRWLATTKLPLKDEKGNIVGIVGIGRDITKRKEAEDALQHEKWLMDALMDSVPDSIYFKDRECRILRISRKMANDLRATGIRDAVGKTDVELFGEEFGRRTIERDRRMMETGEPIIGMAESRRLEDGRLYWTSTTKVPLRKDDGEIVGLVGITREINDFMKARNELEYQKHYLESLVESSPIAIVTLDQEQRIQKCNKAFESIFNYSPAETVGKNLDDLIVPPEKKTEGTGLTAKSLHQENIHRELTRIRKDGSTVEVELHATSIYMDGKQVGVIAQYADITERRAAEEQLRKLSLAVEQSPVSIVITDTKGAIEYVNPKFTEVTGYTMQESIGKNPRILKSGKTSAEDYEKLWRTILAGNEWQGEFHNKKKNGEFFWEMASISPLKNRDNAILNFVAVKEDITERKRAEQTLRETTEKLQLIFDNAFVGISIFEEHPDPEQRRLVDCNGRYAEMAGRTREDLLRIGRLRDLANSLSEDNTKSISQGAVFKGAYSWNRPDEKENIIEYTAVPIKMQGKVHTIGIDHDVTERRRAERMIQEQMEIIKRQNAELEKARDAAMEANKTKSAFLASMSHELRTPLNAIIGYSEMIIEEMSDAGETGYRPDLDRIRMAGKNLLELINEVLDLSKIEAGKMELYVEEFQLNTLVEEVVATVQPLMDKNGNALVVNAAPNIPAVRLDHTKVRQILFNLISNASKFTQNGTITLTACALPPSNGSGADIVIKVSDTGIGLTQEQIAKLFKEFSQADSSTTRKYGGTGLGLAITKRFIDMMHGSIGVESVPSKGTTFTVTLPQWIENPEKKKVQAEPAVETTASPVPTNTAVLVIDDDPGVRDLLARYLSKEGYAVECVSSGDEGIKRAKEILPMAIILDVMMPRKDGWAVLQEIKNDPVLKSTPVVMYTMLDEKNFGLAIGASEYLIKPVSKEKILQVIDKYKQKAPSEYILVVDDNPDLRIMASRAIEKAGWEVKTAENGRSALALLEQQQPSVIFLDIMMPVMDGFEFVAVFQSHEEWKHIPIVVITSKDLTAEERRQLNGAVKKILQKGDLTSEKILKQISSLIPQLMNVSQPGSANG encoded by the coding sequence ATGTCAGACAAGAATAAGAGCAAACCGGAGCTTTTGAACGAAGTCGAAACACTCCGGCGGAAAGTCAAGAAGCTCGAGAACCTTGAGAAAAAACATCTTCAAGAACGCATCCTGCTCAGAACCGTCATAGACAATCTTCCCGATGCAATTTATGCCAAGGATCTGGAATGCCGGAAAACCATCGCCAACATCGTCGACGTACACAATATTGGCTTGCACTCGGAAGCCGACGTTCTCGGCAAAGACGATTTCGACCTCTTCCCGAAAGAGATCGCGGAGAAATTCTTCGCGGATGACCAATCGATCATCCGAAGCGGCATCCCCGTCGCGAACCGGGAAGAATACTTCATTGACCAGGAAGGGAAGAAACGCTGGCTCGCGACCACCAAGCTCCCCCTCAAAGATGAAAAAGGAAATATCGTCGGCATCGTGGGCATCGGCCGGGACATCACAAAAAGGAAAGAGGCAGAGGATGCCCTGCAGCACGAAAAATGGCTCATGGATGCGCTCATGGATAGCGTTCCCGACAGCATCTATTTCAAGGACAGGGAGTGCCGGATCCTTCGCATCAGCCGCAAAATGGCGAACGATCTGAGAGCAACCGGGATCCGCGATGCGGTCGGCAAAACCGACGTGGAACTGTTCGGCGAAGAATTCGGCAGAAGGACGATCGAAAGGGACCGGCGCATGATGGAAACCGGGGAGCCGATCATCGGGATGGCAGAGAGCCGCCGTTTGGAGGATGGACGCCTGTATTGGACGTCAACGACGAAAGTCCCCCTGCGAAAGGACGACGGAGAGATCGTAGGCCTTGTCGGCATCACGCGGGAGATCAACGACTTCATGAAAGCCCGCAACGAGCTTGAGTACCAGAAACACTACCTCGAGTCTCTCGTCGAAAGTTCTCCCATCGCTATTGTTACGCTCGATCAAGAACAGCGGATTCAAAAATGCAATAAAGCGTTTGAATCAATTTTCAACTATTCTCCTGCAGAAACGGTCGGCAAAAACCTCGACGATCTCATCGTCCCTCCGGAGAAGAAGACCGAGGGGACGGGCTTGACCGCAAAATCGCTGCATCAGGAAAACATTCATCGCGAGCTCACCCGCATACGCAAAGACGGCTCGACCGTTGAAGTGGAGCTGCACGCGACCTCGATATACATGGACGGAAAGCAGGTCGGTGTGATCGCCCAGTACGCCGATATCACAGAGCGCAGAGCCGCGGAAGAGCAGCTGCGCAAGCTTTCTCTGGCCGTCGAGCAAAGCCCGGTCTCCATCGTCATCACAGACACGAAGGGGGCGATTGAATACGTCAATCCAAAGTTCACCGAGGTCACTGGTTACACGATGCAGGAGTCCATCGGGAAAAATCCCCGGATCCTGAAATCGGGGAAAACCTCGGCGGAAGATTACGAAAAGCTGTGGAGAACGATCCTCGCCGGGAACGAATGGCAGGGGGAATTTCACAACAAGAAGAAGAACGGCGAGTTTTTCTGGGAAATGGCATCCATCTCCCCCTTAAAAAACAGAGACAACGCTATCCTCAATTTCGTCGCGGTCAAAGAGGATATCACCGAACGCAAGCGCGCCGAGCAAACCCTTCGGGAGACCACGGAGAAACTGCAGCTGATTTTCGACAACGCTTTCGTCGGGATCAGCATCTTTGAAGAGCATCCCGACCCCGAGCAGCGCAGGCTGGTCGACTGCAACGGCCGTTATGCAGAGATGGCCGGACGAACACGAGAAGATTTATTGCGCATCGGAAGATTGCGAGATCTCGCAAATTCGCTCAGCGAGGATAATACGAAGTCCATTTCGCAGGGCGCTGTGTTCAAAGGGGCGTACTCGTGGAATCGGCCGGACGAAAAAGAGAACATCATCGAATACACGGCCGTACCGATCAAAATGCAGGGAAAGGTTCACACGATCGGCATCGACCACGACGTCACGGAGCGCAGGCGGGCGGAGCGAATGATCCAGGAGCAGATGGAAATTATCAAACGCCAGAATGCCGAACTTGAGAAAGCCCGCGATGCGGCCATGGAAGCGAACAAGACGAAAAGCGCGTTCCTCGCAAGCATGTCGCACGAGCTGCGCACACCGTTGAACGCCATCATCGGATACAGCGAAATGATCATCGAAGAAATGAGCGACGCCGGCGAGACCGGCTACCGCCCCGACCTCGACAGAATCCGCATGGCGGGGAAAAACCTTCTCGAGCTGATCAACGAGGTCCTCGACCTCTCGAAGATCGAGGCGGGAAAAATGGAGCTTTACGTGGAGGAATTCCAGCTGAACACCCTCGTCGAGGAGGTCGTCGCGACCGTGCAGCCGCTCATGGATAAGAACGGGAATGCGCTCGTGGTGAACGCCGCGCCCAACATTCCTGCGGTGCGCCTCGACCATACGAAGGTGCGCCAGATCCTCTTCAACCTCATCAGCAACGCTTCGAAGTTCACACAGAACGGGACGATCACTCTCACCGCCTGCGCGCTGCCGCCGTCGAACGGCTCGGGAGCCGACATCGTCATTAAGGTCTCGGATACCGGCATCGGCCTCACCCAGGAACAGATAGCAAAATTGTTCAAAGAGTTCTCCCAGGCGGACAGTTCAACCACGAGAAAGTACGGCGGCACGGGACTCGGCCTCGCGATCACGAAGAGGTTCATTGACATGATGCACGGTTCCATCGGCGTAGAGAGCGTTCCGTCCAAAGGGACGACATTCACCGTCACGCTTCCCCAATGGATCGAGAACCCTGAGAAGAAAAAGGTTCAGGCAGAACCGGCCGTCGAGACGACGGCCTCCCCGGTGCCGACAAACACGGCTGTGCTGGTGATCGACGACGATCCGGGCGTGAGGGACCTTCTTGCCCGGTACCTTTCAAAAGAAGGCTACGCGGTCGAATGCGTGTCGAGTGGCGACGAAGGGATCAAGCGGGCCAAAGAAATTCTCCCGATGGCGATCATCCTCGACGTCATGATGCCGCGCAAAGACGGCTGGGCCGTTCTTCAGGAGATCAAGAACGACCCCGTGCTCAAATCGACCCCCGTCGTCATGTATACGATGCTGGACGAGAAAAACTTCGGCCTGGCCATCGGGGCATCGGAGTATCTGATCAAACCGGTAAGCAAAGAAAAAATCCTGCAGGTCATCGATAAGTACAAACAGAAAGCCCCCAGCGAGTACATCCTTGTCGTGGACGACAACCCAGACCTCCGCATCATGGCATCCCGCGCGATCGAAAAAGCCGGCTGGGAAGTGAAGACCGCAGAGAACGGAAGATCCGCCCTCGCACTTTTGGAGCAGCAGCAGCCGAGCGTCATCTTCCTCGACATCATGATGCCGGTGATGGACGGGTTTGAGTTCGTTGCCGTGTTCCAAAGCCACGAGGAGTGGAAACACATCCCGATCGTGGTCATCACGTCGAAGGACCTGACGGCCGAAGAACGGCGGCAGTTGAACGGGGCCGTGAAAAAAATCCTGCAGAAGGGGGACTTGACATCGGAAAAAATCCTGAAACAGATCTCATCCCTTATCCCTCAACTCATGAATGTCTCACAACCAGGATCGGCGAATGGCTAA
- a CDS encoding response regulator, with translation MAKLLVVEDNEINRDMMVRRLQRRGYTLVTAVDGQQGIDMARSEKPDLILMDMSLPVLDGWEATRQIKKDESLKHIPVVGLTAHAMVGDRDQALQAGCDDYATKPVEFEKLIELINRLIQV, from the coding sequence ATGGCTAAGCTGCTTGTCGTAGAAGACAACGAGATCAACCGCGACATGATGGTCAGGCGACTTCAGCGGCGCGGGTACACGCTGGTGACCGCAGTGGATGGACAACAAGGCATCGATATGGCCCGCTCCGAAAAGCCGGACCTTATCCTTATGGATATGAGCCTTCCTGTACTGGACGGCTGGGAAGCGACGCGGCAGATCAAAAAGGACGAGAGTCTTAAGCATATCCCCGTTGTCGGGCTGACCGCTCATGCGATGGTCGGCGACAGGGATCAGGCCCTGCAGGCGGGATGCGACGATTATGCAACGAAGCCCGTGGAGTTCGAAAAGCTCATCGAACTGATCAACCGGCTCATTCAGGTTTGA
- a CDS encoding hybrid sensor histidine kinase/response regulator has translation MSDKQKILVADDEPGITETLASVLEKNGFEVAKAFDGEECLQKARISNFDLVLLDVHMPKLDGYEVIKQLKHMPQFRYTPVVFLSGFSTAPDNIESGYKFGGTEYWKKPMPTEEFEVRVRAILRIAEAEKRLREMQEGFTSMIVHDLRGPLGGIVGFAEMLSEDRSSFSPEIGELVDEIAKAAKIMLNLVMDFLEITQLDTGEVKMYRAEENLLDVVERSVSGLSKVQKEKSVRVTVDFPKLPPLMIDPDRIEKVFTQLLENALRFTPERGSIVVAAEAAPSSVVVTVRDNGAGIPAKEIPMLFDKMRITRPGAKRAGTKTGLGLPICRGIMEAHGGGIAAESVEGKGTTITLTFPL, from the coding sequence TTGTCCGACAAACAGAAAATATTGGTCGCCGACGACGAACCGGGAATCACCGAAACCCTGGCGTCCGTCCTTGAGAAGAACGGTTTCGAGGTTGCGAAAGCGTTTGACGGAGAAGAGTGCCTTCAGAAAGCCCGGATCTCGAATTTTGACCTCGTCCTCCTCGACGTGCACATGCCGAAGCTTGACGGCTATGAGGTGATCAAACAGCTGAAGCACATGCCACAGTTTCGCTATACGCCGGTCGTGTTCCTCTCCGGCTTCAGCACGGCCCCCGATAATATCGAGTCCGGCTATAAATTCGGCGGCACGGAGTATTGGAAAAAGCCGATGCCGACCGAAGAGTTCGAGGTCCGTGTGCGGGCCATTTTGAGGATCGCGGAGGCGGAGAAACGGCTGAGGGAGATGCAGGAAGGCTTTACGTCGATGATCGTGCATGATTTGCGCGGGCCGCTCGGGGGCATCGTCGGCTTTGCCGAGATGCTCTCGGAGGACCGGTCGTCTTTTTCCCCGGAGATCGGCGAGCTCGTCGACGAGATCGCTAAAGCCGCGAAGATCATGCTCAATTTAGTGATGGACTTTTTGGAGATCACGCAGCTCGACACGGGTGAAGTGAAAATGTACCGGGCCGAAGAGAACCTCCTCGACGTCGTCGAACGGAGCGTCTCCGGACTCTCGAAAGTTCAGAAGGAAAAATCGGTCCGCGTAACGGTCGATTTTCCCAAACTTCCCCCCCTGATGATTGATCCGGACCGGATAGAAAAAGTGTTCACCCAGCTTCTCGAAAATGCGCTACGATTCACCCCGGAGCGGGGATCGATCGTCGTTGCTGCCGAAGCAGCCCCTTCTTCCGTCGTTGTGACCGTCCGCGATAACGGCGCCGGCATTCCGGCAAAAGAGATCCCAATGCTGTTCGATAAAATGAGGATCACAAGACCGGGAGCGAAAAGAGCGGGGACCAAAACGGGGCTCGGCCTTCCGATCTGCCGAGGCATCATGGAAGCGCACGGAGGGGGGATCGCTGCAGAATCCGTCGAAGGAAAGGGAACGACCATAACCCTGACGTTCCCACTGTAG
- the mgrA gene encoding L-glyceraldehyde 3-phosphate reductase, translated as MSSYQPAVKRYDAMKYNRCGRSGVQLPVVSLGMWHNFGGVDTLENARAIMRAAFDAGITHFDLANNYGPPPGSAEENVGKILKEDFSSLRDELIISSKAGYDMWPGPYGDWGSRKYLVASVDQSLRRMNLDYVDIFYHHRPDPNTPLEETMGALDFIVRSGRALYAGISSYPADLTRQASKILRSLGTPCLIHQPKYSMFERWVEQGLLGALREEGIGCIAFSPLAQGLLTDKYLRGIPPDSRASKPHGFLRPEQLTPEKLDKVRRLNELAVRRGQTLAQMSLAWVLRNPEVTSVLIGASKVSQIEDAVGIATQPPLDSDELRTIEQILKPNT; from the coding sequence ATGTCTTCGTATCAGCCTGCCGTCAAAAGATATGACGCGATGAAGTATAACCGATGCGGCCGTTCCGGCGTTCAGCTCCCGGTCGTTTCTCTCGGCATGTGGCATAATTTCGGCGGAGTGGATACGCTGGAAAATGCGCGCGCCATCATGAGAGCAGCTTTCGATGCCGGCATCACCCACTTCGACCTTGCCAATAATTATGGACCGCCCCCCGGTTCCGCCGAAGAGAATGTCGGGAAGATCTTGAAGGAAGATTTTTCTTCCCTCCGCGATGAGCTTATTATTTCGTCGAAGGCGGGGTACGATATGTGGCCCGGACCATACGGCGATTGGGGCTCGCGGAAATATCTTGTCGCCAGCGTGGACCAGAGTCTCCGGCGGATGAACCTTGACTACGTCGATATTTTTTACCATCACCGCCCCGACCCGAACACGCCGCTGGAAGAGACCATGGGTGCACTCGACTTCATCGTACGGAGCGGGCGGGCATTGTATGCCGGCATTTCCTCGTACCCCGCGGACCTGACCCGGCAGGCATCAAAAATTCTCCGCTCTCTCGGCACGCCGTGTCTCATCCATCAGCCCAAATACAGCATGTTCGAACGCTGGGTGGAGCAGGGATTGCTCGGCGCCCTTCGGGAAGAGGGAATCGGATGCATCGCTTTCTCTCCCCTGGCTCAAGGATTACTGACAGACAAATATCTTCGCGGCATTCCCCCCGACTCGCGCGCGTCGAAACCTCACGGGTTTCTCCGTCCCGAACAACTTACTCCCGAAAAGCTGGACAAGGTCCGCCGCTTGAACGAACTTGCCGTCCGGCGCGGTCAGACGCTGGCGCAAATGTCCCTCGCATGGGTGCTCCGAAATCCCGAGGTGACCTCCGTCCTGATCGGCGCGAGCAAAGTTTCACAGATTGAAGACGCCGTCGGCATCGCGACCCAGCCGCCGCTGGATAGTGACGAGCTGCGTACGATCGAACAGATCCTGAAACCCAACACATAA
- the sulP gene encoding sulfate permease yields the protein MFKPKLFVMLPRISRDQVVSDLIAGALVGIVALPLALAFAIASGVSPEKGLITAVIGGFIVSFLGGSRVQIGGPTGAFIVIVYGIVQQYGENGLAIATIMAGVILVVMGFAQFGSLIKFIPYPVIVGFTSGIAVIIFSSQIKDFFGLSIGTVPADFIQKWSAFFSAAGSLNVPTFLVGLLSLLIMGLWPKLTKKIPGSIVAIIVTTIVVQYYHLPVATIETRFGSIPSSFPSPSVPTFTLAEIRNLIMPATVIAILASIEALLSAVVADGMIGGRHKSNMELVAQGVANIVSPIFGGIPVTGAIARTATNIKNGGRTPIAGIVHAVTLFAIMIVLGKWAKLIPMPTLAAILIMVAYNMSEYHVFKQLLKSPRSDVVVLLTTFFLTVVFDLTIAIEIGMILSVLLFMRRMATVTNVGVVTRELRDQEEVQDPNSISARVIPEGVEVYEINGPFFFGAVTKFKEAMRMVERPPKIRIIRMRNVPAIDASGLNLLREVMTESRKEKTHLIFSGVHAQPLYAFTQYGLLDEIGEENVFGNVDDALDRARGLLGLQAKGRPEKFVAEVKREE from the coding sequence ATGTTTAAGCCAAAACTTTTTGTGATGCTGCCCCGGATCAGCAGAGACCAGGTCGTCAGCGATCTTATTGCCGGGGCGCTTGTCGGGATCGTTGCCTTGCCTCTGGCCCTCGCGTTCGCTATTGCCTCGGGAGTTTCGCCGGAAAAAGGGCTTATCACGGCCGTCATCGGGGGATTTATCGTTTCCTTCCTGGGAGGGAGCAGAGTTCAGATAGGCGGACCGACGGGTGCATTCATCGTCATCGTGTACGGCATCGTTCAACAATACGGCGAGAACGGACTGGCGATCGCAACGATTATGGCCGGAGTCATCCTTGTCGTTATGGGGTTCGCTCAATTCGGATCCCTCATCAAGTTCATCCCCTATCCTGTCATCGTCGGGTTTACGAGCGGGATCGCCGTCATTATCTTCTCGAGTCAGATAAAAGATTTCTTCGGCCTCTCCATCGGCACTGTCCCGGCCGACTTCATACAAAAATGGTCTGCATTTTTTAGCGCGGCCGGATCTTTGAATGTGCCGACGTTTCTCGTCGGGCTTCTTTCACTCCTCATCATGGGGTTATGGCCGAAGCTGACGAAAAAGATCCCCGGCTCGATCGTCGCCATCATCGTCACGACAATCGTCGTCCAGTACTATCATTTGCCGGTTGCAACGATCGAGACCAGATTTGGCAGCATCCCATCCTCATTTCCTTCCCCGTCAGTCCCGACCTTTACTCTTGCAGAGATACGAAACCTCATCATGCCTGCGACGGTGATCGCCATTCTCGCCTCTATCGAGGCGCTCCTCTCGGCGGTGGTTGCCGACGGTATGATAGGGGGAAGGCATAAATCGAATATGGAATTGGTTGCCCAGGGGGTCGCAAATATCGTCTCTCCGATCTTCGGAGGGATACCGGTGACCGGGGCTATCGCACGGACGGCAACGAATATCAAGAACGGCGGGCGGACGCCGATCGCCGGCATCGTCCATGCCGTGACCCTGTTTGCGATCATGATCGTGCTTGGGAAGTGGGCCAAGCTCATTCCGATGCCGACCCTGGCCGCCATCCTCATCATGGTCGCTTACAACATGAGCGAGTACCACGTCTTCAAACAGCTCCTTAAAAGTCCGCGAAGCGATGTTGTCGTATTGCTGACGACCTTCTTCCTGACCGTAGTCTTCGACCTGACGATCGCCATTGAAATCGGGATGATCCTCTCTGTGCTCCTCTTCATGAGAAGAATGGCTACGGTGACGAACGTCGGCGTCGTCACGCGGGAATTGAGGGACCAGGAAGAGGTGCAGGATCCTAACAGCATTTCGGCGCGTGTTATACCGGAAGGAGTAGAGGTGTACGAAATAAACGGGCCATTCTTCTTCGGAGCGGTCACAAAATTTAAGGAAGCGATGAGGATGGTTGAACGGCCGCCGAAGATACGAATTATCAGGATGAGAAATGTTCCTGCTATCGACGCCAGCGGATTGAATTTGCTCCGGGAGGTGATGACCGAAAGCAGGAAGGAAAAAACCCACCTGATCTTTTCGGGCGTCCATGCCCAGCCGCTATACGCCTTTACTCAGTACGGCCTGCTCGATGAAATCGGGGAGGAAAATGTCTTCGGCAATGTCGACGACGCGCTCGATCGGGCAAGAGGCCTGCTCGGGTTGCAGGCAAAAGGGAGGCCGGAAAAATTCGTCGCCGAGGTAAAGCGAGAGGAATAG